The following proteins are co-located in the Panthera tigris isolate Pti1 chromosome F2, P.tigris_Pti1_mat1.1, whole genome shotgun sequence genome:
- the CCNE2 gene encoding G1/S-specific cyclin-E2 isoform X1 yields MSRRSSRLQAKQQQQPQPSQTDSPPEAQIIQAKKRKTAQDVKKRKEEVTKRHQYEIRNCWPPVLSGGISPCIIIETPHKEIGTSDFSRFTNYRFKNLFINPSPLPDLSWGCSNDVWLNMLKKETRYVHDKHFEVLHSDLEPQMRSILLDWLLEVCEVYTLHRETFYLAQDFFDRFMLTQKDINKNMLQLIGITSLFIASKLEEIYAPKLQEFAYVTDGACSEEDILRMELIILKALKWELCPVTVISWLNLFLQVDALKDAPKVLLPQYSQEKFIQIAQLLDLCILAIDSLEFQYRILAAAALCHFTSIEVVKKASGLEWDNISECVDWMVPFASVVKSTNPVKLKIFKKISMEDRHNIQTHTNYLAMLDEVNYVNTFQKGGQLSPVCSGGIMTPPKSTEKPPGKY; encoded by the exons ATGTCAAGACGCAG TAGCCGTTTACAAGctaagcagcagcagcaacccCAGCCCAGCCAGACGGATTCCCCTCCAGAAGCCCAGATAATTCAGgccaagaagagaaaaacagcccAG gatgtcaaaaaaagaaaagaggaggtcaCCAAGAGACATCAGTATGAGATTAGG AATTGTTGGCCACCTGTATTATCTGGAGGGATCAGTCCTTGTATAATCATTGAAACACCCCACAAAGAAATAGGAACAAGTGACTTCTCCAGATTTAcaaattacagatttaaaaatctttttattaatcCTTCACCTTTGCCTGATTTAAG TTGGGGATGCTCAAATGATGTTTGGCTAAACATGCTAAAAAAAGAGACTAGATATGTTCATGACAAACATTTTGAAGTTCTGCATTCTGACCTGGAACCACAGATGAGGTCAATACTTCTAGACTGGCTTTTAGAG GTATGTGAAGTATACACACTTCATAGAGAAACATTTTACCTCGCACAAGACTTTTTTGACAGATTTATGTTGACACaaaaggatataaataaaaatatgcttcaGCTCATTGGAATTACCTCATTATTCATTGCTTCCAAACTTGAG GAAATCTATGCTCCTAAGCTCCAAGAGTTTGCTTATGTCACTGATGGTGCCTGCAGTGAAGAGGATATCTTAAGAATGGAACTTATTATATTAAAG GCTTTAAAATGGGAACTCTGTCCTGTAACAGTCATCTCCTGGCTAAATCTCTTCCTCCAAGTTGATGCTCTTAAAGATGCTCCTAAAGTTCTTCTACCTCAGTATTCTCAGGAAAAGTTCATTCAAATAGCTCAG CTTCTAGATCTGTGTATTCTAGCCATCGACTCATTAGAATTCCAGTACAGAATCCTGGCTGCCGCTGCCTTGTGCCATTTTACCTCTATTGAAGTGGTTAAGAAAGCCTCAG GTTTGGAATGGGACAACATTTCTGAATGTGTAGACTGGATGGTGCCTTTTGCCAGTGTAGTAAAAAGTACTAATCCTGTGAAGCTGAAGATTTTTAAGAAGATTTCTATGGAAGACAGACACAATATCCAGACACATACAAATTATCTGGCTATGCTG GATGAAGTAAATTATGT
- the CCNE2 gene encoding G1/S-specific cyclin-E2 isoform X2, whose amino-acid sequence MSRRSRLQAKQQQQPQPSQTDSPPEAQIIQAKKRKTAQDVKKRKEEVTKRHQYEIRNCWPPVLSGGISPCIIIETPHKEIGTSDFSRFTNYRFKNLFINPSPLPDLSWGCSNDVWLNMLKKETRYVHDKHFEVLHSDLEPQMRSILLDWLLEVCEVYTLHRETFYLAQDFFDRFMLTQKDINKNMLQLIGITSLFIASKLEEIYAPKLQEFAYVTDGACSEEDILRMELIILKALKWELCPVTVISWLNLFLQVDALKDAPKVLLPQYSQEKFIQIAQLLDLCILAIDSLEFQYRILAAAALCHFTSIEVVKKASGLEWDNISECVDWMVPFASVVKSTNPVKLKIFKKISMEDRHNIQTHTNYLAMLDEVNYVNTFQKGGQLSPVCSGGIMTPPKSTEKPPGKY is encoded by the exons ATGTCAAGACGCAG CCGTTTACAAGctaagcagcagcagcaacccCAGCCCAGCCAGACGGATTCCCCTCCAGAAGCCCAGATAATTCAGgccaagaagagaaaaacagcccAG gatgtcaaaaaaagaaaagaggaggtcaCCAAGAGACATCAGTATGAGATTAGG AATTGTTGGCCACCTGTATTATCTGGAGGGATCAGTCCTTGTATAATCATTGAAACACCCCACAAAGAAATAGGAACAAGTGACTTCTCCAGATTTAcaaattacagatttaaaaatctttttattaatcCTTCACCTTTGCCTGATTTAAG TTGGGGATGCTCAAATGATGTTTGGCTAAACATGCTAAAAAAAGAGACTAGATATGTTCATGACAAACATTTTGAAGTTCTGCATTCTGACCTGGAACCACAGATGAGGTCAATACTTCTAGACTGGCTTTTAGAG GTATGTGAAGTATACACACTTCATAGAGAAACATTTTACCTCGCACAAGACTTTTTTGACAGATTTATGTTGACACaaaaggatataaataaaaatatgcttcaGCTCATTGGAATTACCTCATTATTCATTGCTTCCAAACTTGAG GAAATCTATGCTCCTAAGCTCCAAGAGTTTGCTTATGTCACTGATGGTGCCTGCAGTGAAGAGGATATCTTAAGAATGGAACTTATTATATTAAAG GCTTTAAAATGGGAACTCTGTCCTGTAACAGTCATCTCCTGGCTAAATCTCTTCCTCCAAGTTGATGCTCTTAAAGATGCTCCTAAAGTTCTTCTACCTCAGTATTCTCAGGAAAAGTTCATTCAAATAGCTCAG CTTCTAGATCTGTGTATTCTAGCCATCGACTCATTAGAATTCCAGTACAGAATCCTGGCTGCCGCTGCCTTGTGCCATTTTACCTCTATTGAAGTGGTTAAGAAAGCCTCAG GTTTGGAATGGGACAACATTTCTGAATGTGTAGACTGGATGGTGCCTTTTGCCAGTGTAGTAAAAAGTACTAATCCTGTGAAGCTGAAGATTTTTAAGAAGATTTCTATGGAAGACAGACACAATATCCAGACACATACAAATTATCTGGCTATGCTG GATGAAGTAAATTATGT